Within Pseudomonadota bacterium, the genomic segment CTGTGGTTACCCCTGAGTATTACTAAGTGAAAGTCGCTGCAAAAACCCATCTGCACAAATCTTGACTTCAATAATGGCAGATCTGACAAAACAAGCAAAGGTGTTGATATGGTGCATACGATAATTATGCTGCTATTTTTCTCTATCTTCCACCTCATCGAGACTAACATTTTCTTTTGCAATCCTTCCAAGTATGTTAAATTCAACCGCACAGGTTCGATTCTTAACTCCCTTTACAATAGCTTCTAGTCCTTTGTACGTCCCCGATTTTATTTTTACTACTTTTCCCGGCTCCGGTATAAAAGGAGTGAACATATCGGTCAAATCACCGGCATTTTTCAGTATACTAAAATAATTACTGTTATCACAATCCTTTATAATTAACCTTAGTTGCAGTTCGGGCGGCAGCACCAGCAAGGGATTGTGCCACACAAGGAGATATTCTGGAAATTTTGTTTCGTCGAATCTTTTATCATGAGTTTTAAGCAATTCCTTAACTCTTTTGATAAGCCTTCTATTGCCATAGATTACATACATAGTTCTCCCTTGCAGCCATATATATGTATTACGCATACAAAAAAGGCGGGGTAATCACCCAAGCCGATGGGATAAGGTGTTGGTAGCAACTGGATGAACCTGTAGTTGGAGACCATTTTTCTGCGAAAATATTTTTTAGCATAAAAAAAGACCCTTAAACCATTGCCGGTTAAGGGTCTTTCACTGATTGGATTTTGTGCAAAAGAACATCGAGAATTCTTTTGATTTTGCTACATTGTCTCGAATCCTGCTTTTACAAAGTCAGAATCAAACGCAAAGGCTTTCTTGATGCTCGATGCTTTCATAACCTCAAAAGATGTGCAGTCGGTAAAACTGAAGCGTTGGTCGCTGTATTTTTTGAATAATTTTAAGGCGCCCATGAACAGCTTTTCTTTTACCCAGATTACTTCTGTGCTCTGGCTTTGCATAATTGCGTTCGCTGCAATGAGCGCTACATCACTATTTGCCCTTATCTTGAGAAGCGTCAACATCTCATCGAGGATGTAGTCCGTTGTGCAAAGGATTGCTTTTTCCTGCTTTAATTGTTGCCATATTTTAAGGGCGCTTTCATGATTCGTATCTTTCTTATCGAAGTAAGCAACCCAAGCAGAGGTATCAATAAAGACCCTCATTTTTGGTCTCCATAAAGATATTTGTCGTGATTCTCAGAAAGATCAGTTCCACATTCAACAAACCCTGCCAGTTCATCAAGAGTATCTTTTCCTGAAGAATTCACCTTTATCTCTTCCAGATATTTATTTACTGCCTCCCGGACAAGTT encodes:
- a CDS encoding KOW motif-containing protein, coding for MYVIYGNRRLIKRVKELLKTHDKRFDETKFPEYLLVWHNPLLVLPPELQLRLIIKDCDNSNYFSILKNAGDLTDMFTPFIPEPGKVVKIKSGTYKGLEAIVKGVKNRTCAVEFNILGRIAKENVSLDEVEDREK
- a CDS encoding type II toxin-antitoxin system VapC family toxin, with the translated sequence MRVFIDTSAWVAYFDKKDTNHESALKIWQQLKQEKAILCTTDYILDEMLTLLKIRANSDVALIAANAIMQSQSTEVIWVKEKLFMGALKLFKKYSDQRFSFTDCTSFEVMKASSIKKAFAFDSDFVKAGFETM
- a CDS encoding ribbon-helix-helix domain-containing protein translates to MSMTKRIQFYFPDDLLTEIERESQRRDVSMAQLVREAVNKYLEEIKVNSSGKDTLDELAGFVECGTDLSENHDKYLYGDQK